From the genome of Aspergillus fumigatus Af293 chromosome 1, whole genome shotgun sequence, one region includes:
- a CDS encoding glycoside hydrolase family 35 protein — protein MAHIYRLLLLLLSNLWFSTAAQNQSETEWPLHDNGLSKVVQWDHYSFQVNGQRIFIFSGEFHYWRIPVPELWRDILEKVKATGFTAFAFYSSWAYHAPNNSTVDFSTGARDITPIFELAKELGMYMIVRPGPYVNAEASAGGFPLWLMTGEYGSLRNDDPRYTAAWTPYFANMSQITSKYQVTDGHNTLVYQIENEYGQQWIGDPKNRNPNKTAVAYMELLEASARENGITVPLTSNDPNMNSKSWGSDWSNAGGNVDVAGLDSYPSCWTCDVSQCTSTNGEYVPYKVIDYYDYFQEVQPTLPSFMPEFQGGSYNPWAGPEGGCPQDTSAEFANLFYRWNIGQRVTAMSLYMLYGGTNWGAIAAPVTATSYDYSAPISEDRSIGAKYSETKLLALFTRTAKDLTMTEAIGNGTQYTTNTAVRAFELRNPQTNAGFYVTFHTDTTVGGNQAFKLHVNTSVGALTVPKNEGLIQLNGHQSKIIVTDFTLGKRTLLYSTAEVLTYAVFENRPTLVLWVPTGESGEFAIKGAKSGKVENGDGCSGIKFKREKDYLVVNFSQAKGLSVLRLDNGVRVVLLDKAAAYRFWAPALTDDPNVQETETVLVHGPYLVRSASISKTTLALRGDSVEKTTLEIFAPHSVRKITWNGKEVQTSHTPYGSLKATLAAPPDIKLPALTSWRSNDSLPERLPSYDDSGPAWIEANHMTTSNPSPPATFPVLYADEYGMSTPVSLYYHWFNPHTGFHNGVRLWRGYFNGSASGVFLNIQGGSAFGWSAWLNGHFLDSHLGTATTSQANKTLTFPSSILNPTENVLLIVHDDTGHDQTTGALNPRGILEARLLSNDTSSPPPEFTHWRLAGTAGGESNLDPIRGVFNEDGLFAERMGWHLPGFDDSAWTSENSATSASSALSFTGATVRFFRSVVPLNIPAGLDVSISFVLSTPTAAPKGYRAQLFVNGYQYGRYNPHIGNQVVFPVPPGILDYQGDNTIGLAVWAQTEEGAGIQVDWKVNYVADSSLSVAGFGKGLRPGWTEERLKFA, from the exons ATGGCGCATATTTACcgacttctccttcttcttctttcaaATCTGTGGTTCTCGACAGCTGCTCAGAACCAGTCAGAGACTGAATGGCCTCTTCACGATAATGGCTTGAGCAAGGTAGTCCAATGGGATCACTACAGCTTCCAAGTCAACGGACAGAGGATCTTCATCTTTTCTGGCGAATTCCATTACTGGCGCATTCCAGTCCCTGAGTTGTGGAGGGATATTCTCGAGAAGGTGAAAGCTACCGGTTTCACTGCCTTTGCGTTCTACTCTAGCTGGGCCTACCATGCACCCAACAACAGCACCGTCGATTTCTCGACTGGTGCTCGTGATATCACGCCCATCTTCGAGCTTGCAAAGGAGCTCGGCATGTATATGATTGTGCGCCCGGGACCCTACGTCAATGCTGAAGCCAGCGCGGGCGGCTTCCCTCTGTGGCTGATGACTGGCGAGTATGGCTCGCTGCGGAATGATGACCCGCGGTATACGGCCGCGTGGACGCCGTATTTTGCAAACATGTCTCAAATCACGAGCAAGTACCAGGTCACGGACGGCCATAACACGCTCGTCTACCAGATCGAGAATGAGTACGGCCAGCAGTGGATTGGAGACCCGAAGAATCGCAATCCGAATAAGACTGCGGTAGCTTACATGGAGCTCTTGGAAGCGTCTGCTCGTGAGAATGGTATCACGGTGCCATTGACAAGCAACGATCCCAACATGAATTCGAAATCTTGGGGATCAGACTGGTCCAATGCTGGAGGCAATGTCGACGTGGCTGGTCTGGATTCCTATCCGTCA TGCTGGACATGCGACGTAAGCCAATGTACCTCCACCAATGGGGAGTATGTTCCTTACAAGGTGATTGATTATTATGACTACTTCCAAGAAGTTCAGCCCACTCTTCCCTCATTCATGCCTGAGTTCCAGGGCGGTTCCTACAACCCCTGGGCCGGTCCTGAAGGTGGATGTCCTCAGGACACCAGCGCTGAGTTTGCTAACCTGTTCTACCGATGGAACATTGGCCAGCGAGTGACTGCCATGAGTTTGTACATGCTGTATGGAGGGACCAACTGGGGTGCGATTGCTGCTCCTGTGACGGCAACCAGCTACGACTACTCCGCTCCCATCTCCGAAGATCGCTCGATTGGGGCCAAGTATTCCGAGACCAAGCTACTGGCATTGTTCACCCGTACCGCAAAGGATCTCACAATGACAGAGGCGATCGGAAATGGAACACAATATACCACAAACACAGCCGTCCGTGCATTCGAGTTGAGAAATCCTCAGACAAATGCCGGGTTCTACGTCACATTCCACACTGACACCACTGTTGGTGGCAATCAAGCATTCAAACTTCATGTCAACACTTCTGTCGGTGCCTTGACCGTCCCCAAGAACGAGGGCCTGATCCAGCTGAATGGACATCAATCCAAGATCATCGTAACTGACTTCACGCTCGGCAAACGCACTCTTCTCTATTCAACTGCCGAGGTCTTGACCTACGCCGTTTTTGAAAACAGGCCTACGCTCGTGCTCTGGGTTCCTACCGGAGAATCTGGCGAGTTTGCAATCAAGGGAGCCAAGTCAGGGAAGGTTGAAAATGGCGATGGCTGCTCAGGAATCAAATTTAAGCGTGAGAAGGACTATCTCGTCGTGAACTTCTCTCAGGCCAAAGGATTGAGCGTCTTGCGGCTCGATAATGGAGTACGCGTGGTTCTGCTCGACAAGGCCGCCGCCTACCGCTTCTGGGCTCCTGCATTGACAGATGATCCTAATGTGCAAGAGACCGAAACTG TCCTCGTCCACGGCCCGTACCTTGTTCGCTCCGCCAGCATTTCCAAGACCACATTGGCACTCCGAGGAGACTCGGTTGAGAAAACCACGCTAGAAATATTTGCGCCTCACAGCGTGAGGAAGATTACCTGGAACGGGAAAGAGGTCCAGACCTCTCACACCCCATACGGCAGTCTCAAAGCGACTCTCGCCGCACCACCAGACATCAAGTTGCCCGCTCTTACCTCCTGGAGATCCAACGACAGCTTGCCGGAGCGGCTTCCATCGTACGATGATTCCGGCCCAGCCTGGATTG AGGCAAACCACATGACCACATCTAACCCTAGTCCACCTGCAACCTTTCCAGTCCTGTACGCAGACGAATACGGTATGTCAACCCCTGTCTCCCTATATTATCACTGGTTTAATCCGCATACAGGCTTCCACAACGGCGTCCGCCTCTGGCGCGGCTACTTCAACGGCTCAGCTTCCggagtcttcctcaacatccaaggaggaagcgcCTT CGGCTGGTCCGCCTGGCTTAACGGCCACTTCCTCGACTCCCACCTCGGCACTGCAACAACCTCTCAAGCAAACAAAACCCTTACCTTCCCATCCTCAATCCTCAACCCCACCGAAAACGTCCTCCTCATTGTCCACGACGACACAGGTCACGACCAAACAACCGGCGCCCTCAACCCGCGCGGCATCCTCGAGGCCCGCCTCCTCTCTAACGACACCTCGTCTCCCCCCCCCGAGTTCACCCACTGGCGCCTCGCCGGCACCGCAGGTGGGGAATCGAACCTCGATCCCATCCGCGGCGTCTTCAACGAGGACGGCCTCTTTGCAGAACGCATGGGCTGGCACCTCCCGGGCTTCGACGATAGCGCCTGGACGTCCGAGAACTCAGCCACGTCCGCCTCATCGGCGTTGAGCTTCACAGGTGCAACCGTCCGCTTCTTCCGCAGCGTCGTCCCCCTCAATATTCCTGCCGGCCTGGAcgtctcgatctccttcGTGCTCTCGACGCCCACGGCTGCGCCCAAGGGGTACCGCGCGCAGCTGTTCGTCAATGGGTACCAGTATGGTCGGTACAATCCGCACATCGGGAACCAGGTCGTGTTTCCTGTTCCACCAGGTATTCTGGACTACCAGGGCGATAACACGATCGGGTTGGCGGTTTGGGCGCAGACGGAAGAGGGTGCTGGCATCCAGGTGGACTGGAAGGTGAATTACGTGGCGGATAGCTCGTTGAGTGTTGCTGGATTTGGGAAAGGCTTGAGGCCGGGTTGGACCGAGGAGCGATTGAAGTTTGCCTAG
- a CDS encoding elongation of very long chain fatty acids protein — translation MIDFNVDTEAGPAVVRFGLPPTSLFKFPPSELPEPLPAPLISEPTWNQPFNIPPELYKQLLDVRVPITIASVYAVTVVIINRINKSRGYKPWVFSQTRLFKLFVILHNVFLAIYSAWTFVGMFQAFRNSWPHREDPHGVVGVLDSLCKINGPRGYGNAAIYDSVTDQWKLPNPEFQLAAGGVPDPTDVGRMWNQGLAYLGWIFYLSKFYEVLDTAIILAKGKKSSTLQTYHHAGAMMCMWAGIRYIAPPILIFTLVNSGIHALMYTYYTLTALHIRVPGVIKRSLTTMQITQFVVGTTWAASYLFVSYTLPGKLSTASAAAASATSVIEAAAATASAVGLGPWLKKLGLRAAGAEGAAENVGYSYADVPSSSAAQRTPIGPLTTCIDTTGQAFAIWLNVMYLLPLTYLFVRFFVRSYLHRKEPSQPHPTHMHAAEKAGLDALKGVSREIQKSVEMNGEISTEDEAVQKAQNQRASGKKAQSQITDKSPIRTRSGAGQKKRGTKESDEGFSTVPPKKGAKPQTKEELEKFPDVPDVQGTNPFEVLEKAA, via the exons ATGATCGACTTCAACGTCGACACCGAGGCGGGCCCTGCTGTCGTGCGCTTCGGTTTGCCGCCCACCTCACTTTTCAAATTCCCTCCGAGCGAACTTCCGGAgcctcttcctgctcctctgaTCTCTGAGCCGACATGGAACCAGCCATTCAACATTCCCCCTGAGTTGTACAAACAGCTCCTGGACGTTCGCGTGCCCATTACCATTGCCAGCGTCTACGCAGTCaccgtcgtcatcatcaatcgcATCAACAAGAGTCGTGGGTACAAGCCCTGGGTTTTCAGCCAAACGCGGCTCTTCAAGCTTttcgtcatcctccacaATGTCTTCCTGGCCATATATTCCGCATGGACGTTCGTCGGCATGTTCCAGGCTTTCCGCAACTCCTGGCCTCACCGCGAGGACCCGCACGGCGTCGTAGGCGTGCTCGATTCTCTTTGCAAGATCAATGGCCCGCGCGGCTACGGAAATGCTGCCATCTACGACTCCGTTACCGACCAGTGGAAACTGCCGAACCCGGAATTCCAGTTGGCTGCGGGTGGTGTCCCGGACCCGACGGACGTTGGCCGTATGTGGAACCAAGGATTGGCCTACCTGGGCTGGATCTTCTATCTATCCAAGTTCTACGAGGTGTTGGACACTGCTATCATCCTGgcgaagggcaagaagagctcGACTTTACAGACCTACCACCATGCAGGTGCGATGATGTGCATGTGGGCGGGTATCCGCTACATCGCTCCTCCCATCCTTATCTTCACTCTGGTCAACTCTGGTATCCATGCTCTGATG TACACGTACTATACTCTGACGGCACTTCATATTCGAGTTCCCGGCGTCATCAAGCGCTCTTTGACCACCATGCAGATCACGCAGTTTGTGGTTGGGACCACCTGGGCCGCTTCGTATCTCTTCGTCAGCTACACTCTTCCCGGCAAGCTTTCGACTGCaagcgctgctgctgcttctgctacGTCCGTTATTGaggctgcggctgcgacTGCCTCGGCTGTAGGTCTCGGTCCCTGGCTCAAGAAGTTGGGATTGCGTGCTGCTGGCGCAGAGGGTGCTGCCGAGAACGTTGGTTACTCGTATGCGGATGTCCCCAGCAGCTCGGCTGCTCAGCGCACACCTATTGGCCCCTTGACCACCTGCATTGATACAACCGGTCAGGCTTTCGCGATTTGGCTCAACGTTATGTACCTCCTGCCTCTGACATATCTGTTCGTTCGCTTCTTCGTCCGGTCATACCTGCACCGCAAGGAGCCGAGCCAGCCTCACCCCACTCACATGCATGCTGCTGAAAAAGCTGGTCTAGATGCTCTCAAGGGTGTCAGCCGAGAAATCCAGAAGTCTGTGGAGATGAATGGGGAGATCAGCACGGAAGATGAGGCAGTTCAGAAGGCCCAGAACCAAAGGGCCAGCGGCAAGAAGGCACAGTCGCAGATCACCGACAAGTCACCGATCCGAACGCGCTCTGGCGCCGGTCAAAAGAAGCGTGGCACCAAGGAGTCCGACGAAGGTTTCTCGACTGTTCCTCCCAAGAAGGGGGCCAAACCTCAGAcgaaggaggaattggagaAGTTCCCTGATGTCCCTGACGTCCAGGGCACTAATCCTTTTGAGGTACTGGAGAAAGCTGCTTAA
- a CDS encoding pseudouridine synthase PUS7: protein MESADVVESPRKRLKTEDTPVSGDAVLHPSTVPGLEFSDGDAQTLKEAEVGITEFVSADNLGFSGILKKRYTDFLVNEILPSGEVLHLRNLNPPTSPTDGTKTNDAESKSESPIADNTVEPAASGEKDAPAAKQVTAAEFQLSEEDKALLESFFGTEATERILALYTRALSNPRARPNELGRVNTVVVTDRDQRIKIHQAIRRIFNSQLESQTDSEGMMNISAAPNRNKRNPQGGRGSGRERGRLNFEELGGPYLHFTIYKENKDTMEVISFLARSLKMAPRSFQFAGTKDRRGVTVQRACVSRVFADRLAKLNSALRNSAVGDYEYCRHGLELGDLKGNEFVITLRECIIPGVDLQNPEDAVATAKEFVGSALRNLRERGYFNYYGLQRFGTFATRTDMVGVKMLQGDFKGACDAILHYSPHILAAAQEGNSSSMISSDDKARAEAIHIFQTTGKVSEAVEKLPRKFSAENNLIRHLGRSQNDYLGALQTIPRNLRLMYVHAYQSLVWNFAVGERWRLYGDKVVEGDLVLIHEHREKVEETGPEAEVDADGEVVVKPAAHDSAYSAEDMFERARPLTAEEAASGEYSIFDVVLPLPGFDVVYPANEMTSFYKRFMGSEQGGGLDPFDMRRKWKDISLSGGYRKVLSRMGADYSVHVKLYSQDDEQFVQTDLDRLNGKEAAIESNADSADKIAVILKFQLGSSQYATMALRELMKGRVVAYKPDFGGGR from the exons ATGGAGAGCGCAGATGTTGTCGAGTCACCGCGCAAGCGACTGAAGACCGAGGATACCCCCGTCTCGGGCGATGCTGTGCTGCATCCTTCCACCGTGCCGGGTCTGGAGTTCTCCGACGGGGATGCTCAAACATTGAAAGAAGCTGAGGTCGGAATCACCGAATTTGTCAGTGCAGACAACCTGGGCTTTTCCGgaattctgaagaagag ATACACCGATTTCCTCGTCAATGAGATTCTTCCGTCCGGTGAAGTTTTGCATCTTCGAAATTTGAATCCCCCCACTTCGCCTACAGATGGAACCAAGACCAACGATGCTGAATCCAAGTCGGAATCTCCTATAGCGGATAATACTGTAGAGCCAGCAGCCTCGGGAGAGAAAGATGCGCCAGCCGCTAAACAGGTGACCGCTGCCGAGTTCCAGCTCTCAGAGGAAGACAAGGCCTTATTGGAGTCATTTTTTGGCACCGAGGCTACAGAACGAATTTTGGCTCTCTATACCCGTGCCCTGTCGAACCCCAGGGCGAGACCGAACGAGTTGGGTCGAGTGAACACTGTCGTTGTCACAGATCGCGACCAGCGCATCAAGATCCACCAGGCAATCCGTCGTATTTTCAATTCGCAACTCGAATCGCAAACCGATAGTGAAGGCATGATGAACATTTCGGCCGCTCCTAACCGGAACAAGCGCAACCCCCAAGGTGGACGTGGTTCAGGGCGCGAACGCGGCCGGCTCAACTTCGAGGAGCTGGGAGGCCCCTATCTGCATTTTACGATATATAAGGAGAACAAGGATACGATGGAAGTTATATCTTTCCTGGCACGTTCATTGAAAATGGCTCCGAGAAGCTTCCAGTTTGCCGGTACTAAGGACCGACGTGGTGTGACCGTGCAGCGAGCATGTGTAAGCCGGGTCTTTGCCGACCGGCTCGCAAAGCTCAACTCTGCCCTTCGCAACTCGGCCGTGGGAGACTACGAGTATTGCCGCCATGGCCTCGAGCTGGGTGATTTGAAGGGTAATGAGTTCGTCATCACTCTGCGGGAATGCATTATTCCTGGTGTGGACCTCCAAAATCCCGAAGATGCCGTCGCCACGGCCAAGGAGTTTGTGGGCTCTGCATTGCGAAACCTCCGTGAGCGCGGTTACTTCAATTACTATGGCCTGCAACGCTTCGGAACCTTCGCAACCCGCACGGATATGGTCGGTGTGAAGATGCTCCAGGGTGACTTCAAGGGTGCCTGTGATGCAATCCTGCATTACAGTCCTCATATCCTTGCCGCAGCCCAGGAAGGCAACTCGAGCTCCATGATTAGCTCAGATGACAAGGCTCGTGCGGAAGCAATCCACATCTTCCAAACTACCGGCAAAGTCAGCGAGGCCGTGGAGAAACTACCCCGGAAATTCTCAGCAGAAAACAACCTGATCCGCCATCTGGGCCGCTCCCAGAACGATTATCTCGGAGCTTTGCAAACCATTCCCCGAAATCTACGTCTGATGTACGTGCACGCTTACCAGTCACTTGTCTGGAACTTCGCTGTCGGCGAGCGCTGGCGGCTCTATGGCGACAAAGTAGTAGAAGGTGACCTCGTCCTTATTCATGAGCACCGCGAAAAGGTCGAAGAAACCGGCCCTGAAGCTGAGGTCGACGCCGACGGTGAGGTTGTCGTCAAGCCCGCGGCACACGACAGCGCCTACTCAGCTGAAGACATGTTCGAGCGCGCGCGCCCCCTAACCGCCGAGGaagccgccagcggcgagTACTCCATTTTCGACGTCGTCCTGCCGCTCCCTGGATTCGACGTGGTCTACCCAGCCAACGAGATGACCAGCTTTTACAAGCGCTTCATGGGAAGCGAGCAAGGCGGTGGTCTCGATCCCTTTGATATGCGCCGCAAGTGGAAGGATATCAGTCTTAGCGGTGGCTATCGCAAGGTCCTTAGCCGGATGGGCGCCGACTACTCAGTGCATGTGAAGCTGTATTCCCAGGACGACGAGCAGTTCGTGCAGACGGATCTGGACAGGCTCAACGGCAAGGAAGCGGCTATTGAGTCTAATGCCGATTCTGCTGACAAGATCGCTGTGATTCTTAAGTTCCAGCTCGGATCGAGCCAGTATGCCACCATGGCGCTGAGAGAGCTAATGAAGGGCAGGGTCGTGGCTTACAAGCCGGATTTTGGAGGTGGACGATAG
- a CDS encoding PHD finger domain protein encodes MSWDNPVHSFSYPNGEPQTPTRTPTTTVFGDSAFQTPKLESSFFDPRVTWDTSDPYASSPEYLRTPQRFGLSTPSNPLRLSDALPGRTGGVDALQDLEQETDTAKRIRSTKPNGGSGEDGPRTVDSAKSAASMQTPPPSSASRRKITGLDNATDTNRKHSSHGDHLETPSRLLGASPRFFAGLQSSPDPFDLAAIDPAASPFFPQQRLFWDNDIEQQGGSLSLSGNSMNPFDSSAPSSTNQNHNQTLQDARIPQLPAIDATLDLPEVHGPTYSLSAAPSDAALFPAPFSTSPRLPIAKAEDPALFLSSPARRFGGPQLSPDKGLFSKPQRQPYHHQTEEFKREELRRAQSINHALSGFDEEDDDDDDFTPRRSRPGLARSVTHATINAPPQRSASGQSASGMMASSSGIRKSPSKGRSSPIKPLRQHLTRANTVASAFPTRSQSVILKIGKDGRAKTEMQTVSEASTGLTDPVGGMEIDRFAVDNEFDSADLSDYPIVPTRNSSYAVSDVGEPAMAHSDSGSRPHSKGSYTSTAASSQSGRASPWASSSRGPARRPVYRPVADEWNRTTPKRQSMLINSNLTFPSVGTPSGLLPENEDDSGDAQHALRKVLEGRGRLPRSQTIGYGSRSNRSSLSFAHLRSSPPRFGADLDRNTRPPNTSPTTMTDPDLATPTTERYSNPSNGTRCVCQSMDNGGHLMIQCESCNHWLHTKCVGLERSNLPSVYVCVFCAQTPTRRNRVRGPASATEHAPTSPLAHKSFRLR; translated from the exons ATGAGTTGGGATAACCCTGTCCACAG CTTCAGCTATCCAAACGGCGAACCTCAGACCCCGACGAGGACTCCTACAACGACAGTGTTCGGCGATTCCGCTTTTCAGACCCCCAAGCTCGAATCTAGTTTTTTCGACCCTCGAGTTACCTGGGACACATCAGATCCTTATGCGTCGAGTCCGGAGTATCTTCGAACACCCCAGCGATTCGGCCTGAGCACGCCTTCAAACCCACTACGACTTTCAGACGCGCTTCCAGGTAGAACTGGAGGGGTGGATGCATTGCAGGACTTGGAACAGGAGACTGATACAGCCAAAAGGATACGTTCCACAAAACCTAATGGTGGCTCAGGCGAAGACGGTCCTCGGACCGTGGACTCTGCAAAGTCTGCTGCTTCAATGCAAACTCCACCCCCAAGCAGTGCATCGAGGAGGAAAATAACCGGGTTGGACAATGCCACCGACACAAACCGAAAGCACTCTTCGCATGGTGATCATCTAGAGACCCCTAGCCGCTTACTAGGTGCCTCTCCCAGGTTTTTTGCGGGTCTCCAGTCTTCGCCAGACCCCTTCGACTTGGCTGCGATTGATCCGGCTGCCTCGCCTTTTTTCCCTCAGCAGAGGTTGTTTTGGGACAACGATATTGAGCAGCAGGGGGGAAGCCTGAGTTTGTCTGGGAACAGCATGAACCCCTTCGACTCGAGTGCCCCAAGTTCTACCAATCAGAACCATAATCAAACCTTGCAGGACGCTCGAATTCCGCAATTACCAGCGATCGATGCCACCCTTGACCTACCTGAAGTTCACGGTCCCACGTATAGTCTGTCTGCTGCTCCTTCTGATGCAGCCCTGTTCCCTGCTCCTTTCTCGACTTCCCCCCGTCTTCCTATAGCCAAGGCAGAAGATCCGGCTTTGTTTCTCTCTTCACCCGCCCGCCGTTTTGGTGGCCCACAGCTCAGCCCGGATAAGGGACTCTTTTCTAAGCCACAAAGACAACCGTATCACCACCAGACTGAGGAATTCAAGCGAGAAGAGCTTCGCCGTGCGCAGAGCATTAATCACGCTCTCTCAGGcttcgatgaggaggatgacgacgacgatgattttACTCCTCGTCGATCCCGGCCGGGGCTCGCTCGCAGTGTGACCCATGCTACTATAAATGCTCCCCCTCAGCGTTCCGCATCGGGACAGTCTGCGTCTGGAATGATGGCTTCCAGCAGTGGTATTCGCAAAAGCCCGTCCAAGGGGCGGTCCTCCCCTATCAAACCCCTCCGACAACACCTCACTAGAGCGAACACCGTTGCGTCTGCGTTTCCTACTCGCTCTCAGTCCGTGATTCTAAAGATAGGCAAGGACGGTAGAGCAAAGACTGAAATGCAGACTGTTTCTGAGGCATCCACTGGCCTGACAGACCCTGTGGGTGGAATGGAGATCGACCGTTTTGCAGTTGACAATGAATTCGACTCTGCCGATCTTTCCGACTATCCAATTGTCCCTACCCGCAACTCGTCCTATGCGGTTTCGGACGTCGGCGAACCTGCAATGGCCCACAGTGACTCCGGCTCCCGGCCCCATTCGAAGGGCTCTTATACCTCCACTGCTGCATCATCCCAATCTGGCAGGGCGTCGCCCTGGGCTAGTTCATCTCGGGGCCCTGCAAGACGACCCGTATACCGACCAGTTGCGGATGAGTGGAATAGGACGACTCCCAAGCGGCAGTCGATGTTGATAAACTCGAACCTCACATTCCCTAGCGTCGGGACTCCCTCGGGACTCCTTCCTGAGAACGAAGATGATTCTGGCGATGCCCAGCATGCACTCCGGAAAGTCCTTGAAGGGAGAGGACGACTTCCTCGGTCCCAGACAATTGGCTATGGGTCACGGTCCAATAGGTCCTCACTCTCCTTTGCGCATCTACGCTCGTCTCCCCCACGCTTTGGTGCGGATCTTGACCGGAATACGCGGCCACCTAACACTTCCCCAACGACCATGACAGACCCTGACCTCGCGACTCCGACCACTGAACGCTACAGCAACCCAAGCAATGGCACCAGATGTGTTTGCCAGTCCATGGACAATGGTGGCCATCTCATGATCCAATG CGAATCGTGCAACCATTGGCTCCATACCAAGTGTGTGGGACTTGAGCGGTCGAATCTGCCGTCTGTGTATGTGTGCGTATTTTGCGCCCAAACACCGACCAGGAGGAACCGAGTTCGAGGCCCGGCCAGTGCCACCGAGCATGCGCCAACTTCACCTCTGGCTCATAAATCCTTCCGACTACGGTAA